The Leptospiraceae bacterium genome has a segment encoding these proteins:
- a CDS encoding menaquinone biosynthesis protein, with protein MPKEKTPLRIGTVKFLNAKPLDYGFLHKEKWQNVSFLPLYDYQIIEDIPSTLVNMLLEKKIDIGLISSVEVLRNQDLLDYYPHLGVCAHKRVASILFLKQEFFFDRPVKRIYLDISSRSSVALLKVLYYKTFQELPEFIYEHPDRIIKQIQNSPDTAGLIIGDPAIQVFLNSYGFFVKDLAEWWYEFTQLPFVFALWSFSKELIFQKEIFQESYELGRQSLEQIIKQSPFPKEFSFEYLTKILHYQITKKEWESLQLFSKYLMELGLM; from the coding sequence ATGCCAAAAGAAAAAACTCCTTTAAGAATAGGCACTGTGAAGTTTCTCAATGCAAAGCCTTTAGATTATGGTTTCTTGCATAAAGAAAAATGGCAAAATGTTTCTTTTCTTCCACTTTATGATTATCAAATCATCGAAGATATCCCTTCTACTTTAGTGAATATGCTATTGGAAAAAAAAATTGATATTGGTCTTATCAGTTCTGTTGAGGTATTAAGAAATCAAGACCTTCTTGATTACTACCCCCATTTGGGTGTATGCGCTCATAAAAGGGTAGCTTCAATTTTGTTTTTGAAACAAGAATTTTTTTTTGATAGACCAGTTAAAAGAATCTACTTAGACATCAGCTCAAGAAGTTCTGTTGCCTTGTTAAAAGTTCTTTATTACAAAACCTTTCAAGAACTGCCGGAATTTATTTACGAACATCCCGATAGAATCATCAAGCAGATTCAGAACTCACCCGATACTGCAGGTCTTATTATCGGAGACCCTGCCATACAAGTTTTTTTGAATTCTTATGGGTTTTTCGTTAAAGATTTAGCTGAGTGGTGGTATGAATTTACACAACTTCCTTTTGTTTTTGCTCTGTGGTCCTTCTCGAAGGAGCTCATATTCCAGAAAGAAATCTTTCAAGAATCTTATGAACTGGGTCGTCAATCCCTCGAACAAATCATCAAGCAATCCCCCTTCCCTAAAGAATTTTCTTTTGAGTATCTAACAAAAATCTTACACTATCAAATCACAAAAAAAGAATGGGAATCCCTTCAGCTTTTCTCAAAATACCTCATGGAATTGGGTTTAATGTGA
- the ubiA gene encoding putative 4-hydroxybenzoate polyprenyltransferase: MKNSHSLMEILQNYLQMIKFSHTIFALPFAGIALVEILYWNYFKENHLQWSLQDTLIKTFGIIMCMITLRSAAMGFNRIVDRKFDALNPRTSNREIPSGKISLNEAYAFVLISSVLFILFAFLINPIAGFLSPIVVFLTFFYSFTKRFTFLCHYILGFAIGLAPMAVSVALLSKIELYTVLLSLALMFYIAGFDILYACQDYEFDQKMNLHSIPVKLGISKALIVARVNHVLSFLFLLGFYFTRSLNLIFLITILIVGFLFFFEHFLVRGGRLEKIPVAFFHVNSVISSVLFFGLLLDRWLFF; this comes from the coding sequence ATGAAAAATTCTCATTCTTTGATGGAAATCCTTCAAAATTACCTACAAATGATTAAGTTTTCTCATACGATTTTTGCTTTGCCTTTTGCTGGGATAGCTCTTGTAGAAATCCTTTATTGGAATTACTTTAAAGAAAACCATTTACAATGGAGCCTTCAAGATACCTTGATAAAAACTTTTGGCATCATTATGTGCATGATTACGTTAAGAAGTGCAGCTATGGGATTCAATCGAATTGTAGATCGTAAATTTGATGCTCTAAATCCGCGAACTTCAAATCGAGAAATCCCTTCGGGGAAAATTTCGCTAAATGAAGCTTATGCTTTTGTTTTGATTTCTTCAGTTTTGTTTATTTTATTTGCGTTTTTGATTAATCCTATTGCGGGCTTTTTGTCTCCAATTGTGGTGTTTCTTACGTTCTTTTATTCTTTTACGAAACGTTTTACGTTTTTGTGTCATTACATTTTGGGTTTTGCGATTGGTTTAGCTCCGATGGCGGTAAGTGTAGCTCTCCTTAGCAAGATTGAACTCTATACTGTTCTATTATCTTTGGCTCTTATGTTTTATATAGCAGGTTTTGACATTTTGTATGCTTGTCAGGATTATGAGTTTGATCAAAAAATGAATTTGCATTCCATTCCTGTAAAGTTGGGAATTTCAAAGGCACTAATTGTTGCAAGAGTAAATCACGTTTTGTCTTTTTTGTTTTTGTTAGGTTTTTATTTCACTCGTTCACTCAACTTGATTTTTTTGATTACGATTTTGATTGTGGGATTTTTGTTCTTTTTTGAACATTTTCTGGTACGTGGTGGAAGATTAGAGAAAATCCCTGTTGCTTTTTTTCATGTCAATTCTGTGATTAGTTCTGTTTTATTTTTTGGTTTGCTTTTAGACCGCTGGTTATTTTTTTAA
- a CDS encoding LON peptidase substrate-binding domain-containing protein: protein MERYIPLFPLSTVLFPGVSIDIQVFEERYKKMVVSVLNTNKQIGIFCIKEGIEAHGPLPIPYEYGTLGQIYQHDPIENLYSKNSVFRMSVMGLKKIKLIHYYESVEKYYIGNVIIDEEYLHNVQISTEEKEYFFSEAKFYLKHQSFENLDRIDPNNVVLLCHLTLHFLNIPLEEKQKLLELSSFQERWNRTLQILKYKNQIIHQIEKTHRFQQEDVFN, encoded by the coding sequence ATGGAAAGATACATACCCCTATTTCCGCTAAGCACAGTCCTCTTTCCGGGAGTAAGTATTGATATTCAAGTGTTTGAAGAACGATACAAAAAAATGGTCGTTTCCGTTTTGAATACCAACAAGCAAATTGGGATTTTTTGTATCAAAGAAGGTATTGAAGCTCACGGACCTTTACCTATTCCTTATGAATACGGCACCTTAGGTCAGATCTATCAGCATGATCCAATCGAAAACTTATATAGCAAAAATAGTGTTTTTCGCATGAGCGTAATGGGTTTAAAGAAAATCAAACTCATCCACTACTACGAGTCGGTAGAAAAGTATTATATTGGAAATGTAATCATTGATGAAGAATATCTACATAATGTTCAAATCAGCACAGAAGAAAAAGAATATTTTTTTTCTGAGGCGAAGTTTTATTTAAAACATCAAAGTTTTGAAAATTTAGATCGAATTGACCCCAACAACGTTGTGCTATTGTGCCACCTGACTTTGCATTTTTTGAACATCCCCCTTGAGGAAAAACAAAAACTCTTAGAATTATCTTCATTTCAAGAACGGTGGAATAGAACTCTACAAATCCTGAAGTACAAAAATCAAATCATTCATCAAATAGAAAAAACCCATCGGTTTCAACAAGAAGATGTTTTCAATTAA
- a CDS encoding UbiX family flavin prenyltransferase gives MEKNSFRFVIGISGASGIIYGVHFLKTLASHVKGESHVIISEAAKLVLAKEMEITIKSDREFIEFCLKDITTPQHEFILENNKNLGAKPASGSYLHDGMIIIPCSMKTISGIANGYSNNLIERAADVVLKERRKLIVVPRETPLNLIHIENMRKILLAGGIVLPASPGFYHKPKTIEDLLNFISGKILNLLGIPQNVFSSWKG, from the coding sequence ATGGAAAAAAACTCCTTTCGTTTTGTAATTGGCATTAGTGGTGCTAGTGGTATAATCTACGGTGTTCATTTTTTGAAAACTTTAGCAAGTCATGTTAAAGGAGAAAGCCATGTGATTATTTCAGAAGCAGCAAAGCTGGTCCTTGCAAAAGAAATGGAAATTACCATTAAGTCAGATAGAGAATTCATTGAATTTTGTTTAAAAGATATTACTACACCTCAACATGAATTTATTCTTGAGAATAACAAAAATTTAGGGGCAAAACCGGCAAGTGGTTCATATCTTCATGATGGCATGATCATCATTCCTTGTTCCATGAAAACCATTAGTGGAATTGCTAACGGTTATAGTAATAATTTAATAGAACGAGCCGCTGATGTGGTTTTGAAAGAACGACGAAAATTGATTGTTGTACCCAGAGAAACACCATTGAATTTGATCCACATAGAAAATATGCGAAAAATCCTTTTGGCAGGTGGGATAGTTCTTCCTGCTTCCCCAGGATTTTATCATAAGCCCAAAACCATCGAGGACTTGTTGAATTTCATAAGCGGAAAAATTTTGAATCTACTTGGGATTCCTCAAAATGTGTTTTCCTCTTGGAAAGGATAA
- the tyrS gene encoding tyrosine--tRNA ligase: MTFVDDKLLKEFSEKTISDFEVLKRGTEEIIPVYDLLKKLEKSHTQKTPLKVKAGFDPTAPDLHLGHYVLLRKLKQFQDLGHEVYFLIGDFTGMIGDPTGRSKTRKRLTEEEVKENAKTYEKQVFKILNPQKTKIVFNSHWLKKLTFEEVLNLTAKYTVARMLERDDFKKRYESGESISLIEFMYPLVQGYDSVALKADIELGGTDQKFNLLVGRALQEEYQQEPQVIITLPLLVGLDGVQKMSKSYQNYIGIDEEPYSIFAKIMSISDELMWRYYELLTDVPEEEIQQRKNDPFEAKKLLAVEIINQLHPLPERSGEKAREIWEKEKSSAKQSQLVLPPNTPVYHVPENIKEIKLAQVLLEAKIEESMTSIKKLFESGAIKIGDNLETITARDYTLKFPGEYKIKIGKKKYLLVKG, translated from the coding sequence ATGACCTTCGTGGACGATAAACTATTAAAAGAGTTTTCTGAAAAGACTATCTCTGATTTTGAAGTTCTCAAACGAGGTACAGAAGAAATCATACCTGTATATGATCTCTTAAAAAAACTCGAGAAAAGTCATACCCAAAAAACCCCCCTAAAAGTAAAAGCGGGTTTTGATCCAACAGCTCCAGATTTACATTTGGGGCATTACGTTCTTTTGAGAAAACTTAAACAATTTCAAGACCTTGGACATGAGGTTTATTTTTTGATTGGGGATTTCACGGGCATGATTGGTGATCCCACGGGAAGATCCAAAACCCGAAAACGACTAACGGAAGAAGAAGTCAAAGAAAATGCTAAAACCTATGAAAAACAAGTATTTAAAATTCTTAATCCTCAAAAAACCAAAATTGTTTTTAATTCTCATTGGTTGAAAAAGCTTACTTTCGAGGAAGTTTTGAACCTAACAGCAAAATACACTGTGGCTCGAATGCTAGAACGTGATGATTTCAAAAAACGCTACGAGTCAGGAGAAAGCATAAGCTTGATTGAATTCATGTATCCTTTAGTCCAGGGATATGACTCAGTTGCTCTAAAAGCTGACATAGAATTAGGAGGAACGGATCAAAAATTCAATCTTCTCGTTGGTAGAGCACTTCAAGAGGAATATCAGCAAGAACCTCAAGTCATCATTACACTGCCATTATTGGTTGGATTAGACGGGGTTCAAAAAATGTCAAAATCCTATCAAAACTACATTGGCATTGATGAAGAACCTTATAGTATCTTTGCCAAGATCATGTCCATATCAGATGAGCTAATGTGGAGATACTACGAACTACTAACAGATGTTCCAGAAGAAGAAATCCAACAACGAAAAAACGATCCTTTTGAAGCGAAGAAGTTATTAGCAGTTGAAATCATAAATCAATTGCACCCACTTCCAGAAAGATCCGGAGAAAAAGCAAGAGAGATTTGGGAAAAAGAAAAGAGCTCTGCAAAACAATCCCAATTAGTACTTCCACCAAACACACCCGTGTATCATGTGCCAGAAAATATAAAAGAAATAAAATTAGCTCAAGTTTTGTTGGAGGCAAAAATCGAAGAAAGTATGACCTCCATCAAAAAACTATTTGAATCAGGAGCCATCAAAATAGGTGATAATTTAGAAACCATCACCGCAAGAGATTACACATTAAAATTCCCAGGAGAATACAAAATCAAAATCGGAAAGAAGAAATATTTATTGGTAAAAGGCTAA
- a CDS encoding serine/threonine-protein phosphatase produces the protein MNFKTFLRNNIFYIFFILTFFDVIYIVHEYWEFYRISENISKVVLTRNNYDDIVNTYQSIFHDLKSLTIYRNQEVIFFKKNEILDYHFDIKFRRKFNLQNQELNLIFVFSFLLRDFGWFNLFSIILISIFFISINTYLSKILQHKKKRQTDYFLLFQLYDSLKVFSIHSENIEYQYIVQQFTKFVFKNTILTLGGDYIYLDKIELRNRSYVFFINADAMGKSLKGLLGILVLASVLIAILRRTQKRKIEKQRFPDTWLKYVYLEIQEVLETFNGSMLISAVIGLIDERNYCMYYINLDHPRIILQRGNEYQFIESKIYQKLGFPGSTEVIEIHRLFLNKSDSIYVGSDGKDEVLINGQVNQNENLSLELLRQTEGDIKKFYKSLKSNFEFQDDFSMLKITIKKESEESQALVSKDEVEKKAFRLYKEKRYNEIVDNFHHYAHEYPVSDNILYFYSVSCRKLNRIEEEIEIGERLWNFNKSHIKNFIRLLYCYQNLKNQERVESLIEEFIKFHKNESMIQKIQKRLKLKLKA, from the coding sequence ATGAATTTTAAGACCTTTCTAAGAAATAACATATTTTATATTTTCTTTATTTTGACTTTTTTTGATGTCATCTATATTGTGCATGAATACTGGGAGTTTTATAGGATCAGTGAAAATATCAGTAAAGTAGTTTTGACAAGAAATAATTATGATGATATAGTAAACACATATCAATCAATCTTTCATGATCTAAAAAGTCTCACAATCTATCGAAACCAGGAAGTCATCTTTTTTAAAAAAAATGAAATTCTGGATTATCATTTTGATATCAAATTTAGAAGAAAATTTAATTTACAAAACCAAGAATTGAATTTAATCTTTGTATTTTCTTTTCTTTTGAGAGATTTTGGTTGGTTTAATTTGTTTAGTATTATTTTGATTTCAATATTTTTTATTTCAATTAATACGTATCTATCAAAAATACTACAACATAAAAAAAAGAGGCAAACCGATTATTTTTTGTTGTTTCAGCTTTATGATTCCTTAAAGGTTTTTTCTATACATTCAGAAAATATCGAATATCAATATATAGTTCAGCAGTTTACCAAGTTTGTTTTTAAAAATACAATCTTAACTTTAGGTGGAGATTATATCTACTTAGACAAAATCGAATTAAGAAATCGGTCTTATGTTTTTTTCATTAATGCTGATGCGATGGGAAAGTCCTTGAAAGGTTTATTGGGTATACTTGTCTTGGCTTCTGTTTTGATTGCCATTTTGAGAAGAACTCAAAAAAGAAAAATCGAAAAACAAAGATTTCCTGATACTTGGTTAAAATATGTTTACCTTGAAATTCAAGAGGTTCTTGAGACCTTCAATGGTTCTATGTTAATTTCCGCTGTGATTGGATTAATTGATGAGAGAAATTATTGTATGTATTACATCAACTTAGATCATCCCAGAATTATCCTTCAAAGAGGGAATGAATATCAATTTATTGAATCTAAAATCTATCAAAAATTAGGTTTTCCTGGTTCTACAGAAGTAATTGAGATTCATAGACTATTCTTGAATAAAAGTGATAGCATCTATGTTGGTTCAGATGGAAAAGATGAAGTGCTAATAAACGGTCAAGTCAACCAAAATGAAAACCTCAGCCTTGAGCTCTTAAGACAGACAGAAGGTGATATAAAAAAATTTTACAAATCACTGAAATCAAACTTTGAATTCCAAGATGATTTTTCTATGTTGAAAATTACCATCAAAAAAGAATCTGAAGAATCTCAAGCATTAGTATCTAAAGATGAAGTAGAAAAGAAAGCATTTCGTTTATACAAAGAAAAGCGCTACAACGAGATTGTCGATAACTTTCATCATTATGCTCATGAATATCCTGTTAGTGATAATATTTTGTATTTTTACTCTGTTAGTTGTAGAAAACTCAACAGAATCGAAGAAGAAATCGAAATCGGGGAACGGCTCTGGAACTTCAATAAATCCCATATCAAAAATTTCATACGATTACTTTATTGTTATCAAAATTTAAAAAATCAAGAACGAGTGGAATCTTTAATCGAAGAGTTTATAAAGTTTCATAAAAATGAAAGTATGATTCAAAAAATCCAAAAACGGCTCAAATTAAAATTGAAAGCATAA
- a CDS encoding Rieske 2Fe-2S domain-containing protein — MESNLHQITFDSGFWFYIPEIKIHLKTKIPIFDNEDPLNFKAYTLELPFFENQTKEAFFYFYNHELLGFFNECSHIKVPMDLGDHRFFDQNGNLICRVHGATFCPKTGLVKRGPARKPLLKILLNFYQETNILVIRGFYHSS; from the coding sequence TTGGAATCAAATCTTCACCAAATTACTTTTGATAGTGGATTTTGGTTCTATATACCAGAAATCAAGATTCATTTAAAAACAAAAATACCCATCTTTGATAATGAAGATCCATTAAACTTCAAAGCTTATACTCTGGAACTTCCCTTTTTTGAAAACCAAACAAAAGAAGCATTTTTTTATTTTTACAATCATGAACTACTTGGATTTTTTAATGAATGTAGTCATATTAAGGTTCCTATGGATTTAGGAGATCATAGATTTTTTGATCAAAATGGAAACCTTATTTGTAGAGTCCACGGTGCCACTTTTTGTCCAAAAACAGGTTTAGTCAAACGAGGTCCTGCAAGAAAACCTTTACTAAAAATTCTCTTGAATTTTTACCAAGAAACAAATATCTTAGTGATTAGAGGGTTTTATCATTCATCATAG
- the thiL gene encoding thiamine-phosphate kinase has protein sequence MREKLTEEEIIKNFTKKSKNFHNDDCEVLPLQNRKNTLITCDTMVENTHFRLDWHPPNLLAKKLFHVNLSDIISSGGVPKWCLIQIGIPKNLEENYIMKLIKSFRRECEKFQCEIIGGDTFASERLTLSLTMIGYAEKHITRQAKPNSYVYVTGNFGLSLLGYKILNQEIALPKNLQSIAIKKHLTPKARFDIVKKIYPYAISMMDVSDGLYQDLTKMAKTSGYEFVIYLDEIPIHPNFKNYISFEDAFISGEEYELIFTTDRELKLSGIKKIGYVSGKKLKKNSDPVICFLNKKKYKPQKLGYLHFD, from the coding sequence ATGAGAGAAAAACTCACAGAAGAAGAAATCATTAAAAATTTCACGAAAAAAAGCAAAAATTTTCATAACGATGACTGTGAAGTCTTGCCACTTCAAAATCGTAAAAACACCCTTATAACCTGCGATACAATGGTAGAAAATACTCATTTTCGCCTTGATTGGCATCCTCCTAATCTTTTGGCTAAAAAATTGTTTCATGTGAATCTCTCTGATATAATCTCAAGTGGTGGAGTACCGAAATGGTGCCTGATCCAAATTGGAATACCTAAAAACCTAGAGGAAAATTACATAATGAAACTAATAAAATCCTTTCGTAGAGAATGTGAAAAATTCCAATGCGAAATTATTGGTGGAGATACCTTTGCCTCTGAAAGATTGACTTTGTCTCTGACGATGATTGGATATGCAGAAAAACACATAACTAGACAAGCAAAACCCAATAGCTACGTTTACGTAACAGGAAACTTCGGGCTATCTTTGTTAGGATATAAAATTTTAAATCAAGAAATTGCATTACCCAAAAACCTTCAATCAATAGCTATAAAAAAACACTTAACACCAAAAGCAAGGTTTGATATAGTAAAAAAAATCTATCCTTATGCTATTTCAATGATGGACGTTTCGGATGGATTATACCAAGATTTGACAAAAATGGCAAAAACCTCAGGCTATGAATTTGTAATTTATTTAGACGAAATTCCCATTCATCCTAACTTCAAAAATTATATATCTTTTGAAGATGCTTTCATCTCTGGAGAAGAATACGAATTGATTTTCACTACTGACAGGGAACTAAAACTCTCGGGTATAAAAAAAATTGGTTACGTAAGTGGTAAAAAACTAAAAAAAAACTCTGATCCAGTCATTTGTTTTTTAAACAAAAAAAAATATAAACCACAAAAATTAGGATACCTGCATTTCGATTGA
- a CDS encoding metallophosphoesterase produces MKLALFGDLHGHFDDFDVEYFNQSDYDYLLFTGDLLGLISLSHKVYFHLSQLKKKSFLIWGNHDGFRLHELLAEIYSKKKWQVKESDWIKVNQRLEVIQKKLGKNFHCGGYQIFSLDEETAIFLVRPHSIGGKTIGYKNFLKMKYGVETFDDSIKKMKNLLHDYLQKKPKTKVLIFLGHNGPMGLGDLPMDIWGCDFQPDYGDFGDSDFAEIISFAQSIGLSIPLVVAGHMHHRISKKAFSYIKNLEKKERIPIKKIHDTYYVNPAKVPRIIKDKNQKLHYYIYVEILEKKVKEIQEKYVQDKEEKEI; encoded by the coding sequence ATGAAGCTTGCTCTTTTTGGTGATTTGCATGGACATTTTGATGATTTTGATGTAGAATATTTTAATCAATCTGACTATGATTATTTATTATTTACGGGTGATTTGTTGGGTTTGATTTCATTGTCCCATAAAGTTTATTTTCATCTGAGTCAGCTGAAGAAAAAATCATTTCTGATTTGGGGTAATCACGACGGGTTTAGGCTTCATGAACTATTGGCTGAAATCTATTCTAAAAAAAAGTGGCAAGTAAAAGAATCTGATTGGATCAAAGTAAACCAGAGACTTGAGGTGATTCAGAAAAAATTGGGAAAAAACTTCCACTGCGGTGGATATCAGATTTTTTCTTTGGATGAAGAGACTGCCATCTTTTTGGTTCGTCCCCACTCAATTGGAGGAAAAACCATAGGCTACAAAAACTTTTTGAAAATGAAGTATGGTGTAGAAACATTTGATGATTCTATCAAAAAAATGAAAAATCTACTTCACGATTATTTGCAGAAAAAACCAAAAACAAAAGTTTTGATTTTCTTAGGACATAACGGACCTATGGGATTGGGTGATCTTCCTATGGATATTTGGGGATGTGATTTTCAACCCGATTATGGCGATTTTGGAGATAGTGACTTTGCTGAAATCATTTCTTTTGCTCAAAGCATAGGGTTATCTATTCCATTGGTTGTGGCAGGGCATATGCACCATCGAATTTCAAAAAAAGCTTTTAGCTATATCAAAAACTTAGAAAAAAAAGAACGAATCCCAATCAAAAAAATTCACGATACATATTACGTAAATCCTGCTAAGGTTCCAAGAATCATTAAAGATAAAAATCAAAAGTTGCACTATTATATTTATGTCGAAATCCTAGAAAAAAAAGTAAAAGAAATCCAAGAAAAATACGTCCAAGATAAAGAAGAGAAAGAAATATGA
- a CDS encoding cation-translocating P-type ATPase, giving the protein MDQEKESEILTLAVEGMYCVGCAQRIENVLKRTQGVEEAKVNFATSVAVVKLNKNQNHEKLILEKIQDLGYRARVRENLFAREQIQRLIENKRYERNEFLLLIVGVFFSIPFLVSMFFIHLPHWVQLLLAIPVQFGVGLRFHQSAWKSILKGGLNMDVLVSLGTNAAFFYSLFVMFFAEKFSIPSFVYFESSVLIITFVLLGKVLENIAKRRAKRALEDLVSLQPLVCHRVDGNQIRDIDISEVRVGDVLLVRAGENIPVDGVVIEGITECNESLLTGESLPVKKEIGSTVFAGTTNLSGIIKIQVQKTPEESTLSKIVELVEKAQNSKMKLQKIVDKVSSRFVFIVIIISFFSFVGSFFVFGLDLAQSILRAISVLVISCPCALGLATPIAILISTGISAKYGILFQNLQAMELLGKLQVLVFDKTGTLTKGQPQVLDSKHFLLQNDLNLGEIFEILYQSFLLSEHVLAKPIVEYLSKQNLKNNSQFQFIEFNHRPGKGFFVKSLYKQNQYEIYVGNEQWIFENKASNDSFLIPQSSNESVVCYSIKNHAYGYFLLKDSFKKEAFEVISFLKRSFFVVLATGDRKESTKDLLVLPFNQVYTSLKPEEKLHLIQQFQQKKQRVGMIGDGINDAPALSKADVSLSFGDGTSLAKNVSDIVLIHPDLWNLPFAIWISQKTIRKIYQNLFFAFAYNVISIPMASLGYLNPTVSALAMAMSSVSVVVSSLSLYSLSKERFLKKIKETK; this is encoded by the coding sequence ATGGATCAAGAAAAAGAATCAGAAATCTTAACGTTAGCAGTTGAGGGTATGTATTGTGTAGGTTGTGCCCAACGAATAGAAAATGTATTGAAAAGAACTCAGGGGGTTGAAGAAGCTAAAGTCAATTTTGCCACTTCCGTTGCTGTAGTAAAGCTCAATAAAAATCAAAACCACGAAAAGCTCATACTTGAGAAAATCCAAGATTTGGGATATCGAGCCCGAGTTCGAGAAAATCTTTTCGCAAGGGAACAAATCCAACGTTTAATTGAAAACAAAAGGTACGAGAGAAATGAATTTTTACTTCTTATTGTGGGTGTCTTTTTTTCAATTCCGTTTTTGGTGAGCATGTTTTTCATTCATCTTCCTCATTGGGTTCAATTGCTTTTGGCAATCCCAGTTCAGTTTGGAGTAGGTTTGAGATTTCATCAAAGCGCGTGGAAATCAATCCTAAAAGGCGGACTCAACATGGATGTATTGGTTTCATTGGGAACAAATGCTGCGTTTTTTTATAGTTTATTTGTGATGTTTTTTGCTGAAAAGTTCTCAATCCCTTCTTTTGTGTATTTTGAGTCTTCGGTGTTGATTATAACGTTTGTCTTGTTGGGTAAAGTCTTAGAAAACATTGCCAAAAGGCGTGCAAAACGAGCCCTTGAGGATTTGGTTTCCTTACAACCTTTAGTTTGTCATCGGGTAGATGGCAATCAAATCAGAGATATTGACATTTCAGAAGTTCGGGTTGGAGATGTGCTTTTAGTGAGAGCTGGCGAAAACATTCCTGTGGATGGAGTAGTGATTGAAGGCATAACAGAATGTAATGAATCCTTACTAACAGGCGAAAGTCTTCCTGTGAAAAAAGAAATTGGTTCTACGGTATTTGCGGGAACCACCAATCTTTCTGGGATAATAAAAATCCAAGTTCAAAAAACTCCAGAAGAATCAACCTTATCAAAAATAGTCGAATTAGTAGAAAAGGCACAGAACTCAAAAATGAAACTTCAGAAGATTGTGGATAAGGTATCTTCTCGCTTTGTATTCATTGTGATAATCATAAGCTTTTTTTCTTTTGTTGGTTCTTTTTTCGTTTTTGGCTTAGATTTAGCTCAGTCAATCCTGAGGGCGATTTCGGTTTTGGTGATTTCTTGTCCTTGTGCTTTGGGTTTGGCAACACCGATTGCCATTTTGATTTCCACAGGGATTTCCGCTAAGTATGGAATTCTATTCCAAAACCTACAAGCAATGGAATTGTTAGGAAAACTTCAAGTGCTCGTTTTTGATAAAACAGGAACTCTCACCAAAGGACAACCCCAAGTTCTAGACTCAAAACATTTTCTACTACAAAATGACTTAAATCTTGGTGAAATTTTCGAAATACTTTATCAATCTTTTTTACTTTCAGAGCATGTTTTAGCAAAACCTATTGTTGAATATTTATCAAAACAAAATTTAAAAAACAATTCTCAATTTCAGTTCATAGAATTTAACCATCGTCCCGGAAAAGGTTTTTTTGTTAAATCTTTATATAAACAAAACCAATACGAAATCTATGTAGGAAATGAACAATGGATTTTCGAAAACAAAGCCTCCAACGATAGTTTTCTGATACCGCAAAGTTCAAATGAAAGTGTGGTGTGTTATTCTATTAAAAATCACGCTTACGGATATTTTTTATTAAAAGACTCCTTTAAAAAAGAAGCTTTTGAGGTGATTTCATTTTTGAAAAGAAGCTTTTTTGTTGTGTTAGCTACGGGTGATCGAAAAGAATCCACAAAAGATCTTTTGGTTTTGCCTTTCAATCAAGTGTATACCTCTTTGAAGCCAGAAGAAAAACTCCATTTAATACAACAATTTCAGCAAAAAAAACAAAGAGTGGGTATGATAGGGGATGGAATCAATGATGCACCGGCTTTATCAAAAGCCGATGTATCTTTGTCTTTTGGTGATGGAACTTCTTTAGCAAAAAATGTTTCTGATATTGTGTTGATTCATCCTGATTTGTGGAATCTCCCTTTTGCGATTTGGATTTCTCAAAAAACCATTCGCAAGATTTATCAAAATTTGTTTTTTGCTTTTGCTTACAATGTCATAAGCATCCCTATGGCTTCTTTGGGTTATTTAAATCCAACCGTTTCAGCATTAGCTATGGCAATGAGTTCGGTTTCAGTGGTGGTTTCCTCTTTGAGCTTATATTCTTTATCGAAAGAGCGTTTTTTAAAAAAAATCAAAGAGACAAAATGA